The Pogona vitticeps strain Pit_001003342236 chromosome 3, PviZW2.1, whole genome shotgun sequence genome includes a window with the following:
- the LOC110090315 gene encoding LOW QUALITY PROTEIN: intestinal-type alkaline phosphatase-like (The sequence of the model RefSeq protein was modified relative to this genomic sequence to represent the inferred CDS: substituted 1 base at 1 genomic stop codon), producing MSAHLNSCLFSILXAEEEKPAFWNQQASKAIQGALTLSPRHHRAKNLILFLGDGMGIPTITATRILKGQMHDHPGPETPLAMDAFPYLALSKTYNVDRQVPDSAGTATAYLCGVKGNYKTIGLSAAARYNECATTAGNEVTSVLKRAQLAGRSVGIVTTTPVQHASPAGTYAHVVSRNWYADSEMPASAIAEGCKDISQQLIENVDITVMLGGGRKFMAPAGTPDPEYPHNASENGVRLDNRNLINIWLNSSQGNRYVWNRTELLKAANDPDVHRLMGLFEPEEMKYKLFRDNSTDPSLVEMMEVAIKILSRNPKGFYLFVEGGKIDYGHHSSVAKWALTEAVEFDDAIQRAGELTSESDTLTVVSADHSHVFTFGGYTLRGSSIFGLAPKQASDKKVYTSILYGNGPGYQITGGGRPNLTTEEAEGNTYHQQAAVPLSSETHGGEDVAIMAKGPMAHLFHGVQEQTYIAHVMAYAACLEPYQDCDLPSSNVASFTKPTLMALPVVSLLLWAC from the exons ATGTCTGCTCATCTTAATTCCTGTCTCTTTTCTATCCTTTAAGCTGAAGAGGAGAAGCCAGCATTCTGGAACCAGCAGGCATCCAAAGCCATCCAAGGTGCCCTGACTCTCTCGCCACGGCACCACCGAGCTAAGAATCTCATCCTTTTTTTGGGAGACG GCATGGGCATTCCTACCATTACGGCCACACGCATCCTGAAGGGACAGATGCACGACCACCCGGGTCCAGAGACACCACTGGCCATGGACGCTTTCCCTTACCTGGCTCTTTCCAAG ACGTACAATGTGGACCGACAGGTGCCGGACAGTGCTGGGACCGCCACCGCCTATCTCTGTGGGGTGAAGGGCAACTACAAAACGATCGGGCTCAGCGCTGCGGCCCGGTATAACGAGTGCGCTACGACAGCAGGCAATGAAGTCACCTCTGTGCTGAAGAGAGCCCAGCTGGCTG GCCGCTCCGTGGGGATCGTGACCACCACTCCTGTCCAGCACGCTTCTCCGGCCGGGACGTACGCGCACGTGGTGAGCCGCAACTGGTACGCAGACTCCGAAATGCCGGCGTCAGCCATCGCAGAAGGCTGCAAGGACATCTCCCAACAACTCATCGAAAACGTCGACATCACA GTGATGTTGGGGGGCGGTAGGAAGTTCATGGCCCCAGCTGGCACTCCAGATCCCGAATATCCCCACAATGCCTCAGAAAATGGTGTCCGCCTAGATAACAGGAACCTCATAAACATTTGGCTTAACTCATCTCAG GGCAACCGTTATGTCTGGAACCGAACCGAATTGTTGAAAGCTGCAAACGACCCAGATGTGCACCGCCTGATGG GCCTCTTTGAACCTGAGGAGATGAAATACAAGCTGTTTCGTGACAACTCCACCGACCCATCCTTGGTGGAGATGATGGAAGTGGCTATCAAAATCCTTAGTCGTAACCCTAAGGGGTTCTACCTCTTTGTTGAAG GAGGCAAGATCGACTACGGACACCACAGCAGCGTTGCCAAATGGGCTCTGACCGAGGCGGTGGAGTTTGACGATGCCATCCAGCGGGCAGGGGAGCTGACCAGCGAATCCGATACTTTGACCGTCGTGTCTGCCGACCACTCCCACGTCTTCACTTTTGGTGGCTATACCTTGAGGGGCAGCTCTATCTTTG GACTGGCACCCAAGCAAGCTTCAGACAAAAAGGTATATACCTCCATTTTGTACGGGAATGGGCCGGGTTACCAGATCACCGGAGGAGGACGTCCTAATTTGACCACAGAAGAGGCCG aaGGCAACACCTACCACCAACAAGCGGCTGTGCCCCTTTCTTCGGAAACCCACGGAGGTGAAGATGTGGCCATTATGGCCAAGGGTCCAATGGCACACCTCTTCCATGGTGTGCAGGAACAGACGTACATCGCTCACGTGATGGCATACGCTGCCTGTTTGGAACCATACCAGGATTGTGATCTGCCCTCTTCTAACGTGGCCAGCTTCACCAAGCCCACGTTGATGGCTCTGCCTGTTGTCAGCTTGCTTCTCTGGGCCTGCTAG